The Mus caroli chromosome 9, CAROLI_EIJ_v1.1, whole genome shotgun sequence DNA window tgtgtttgcttctttttgttctagtgctttcagatgtgctgtctcCCTCTCCTCAGTCCCCCTTCTCACAAAGTCCCAACCCCATACTCTCTACCATTCTCTTCTAAGAGGGTGGAATCTCCTGGGTATCCCctgaccctggcacatcaagtcactgactgattaagtgcatcttctcccactgaggccacattGGGCAGCTCTATATTCCCGGGGCCTTGATCTAGCctgtgcatgctctctggttgatggcttgccacacccactccagtggagtctgattgacaagtccaaaagcttggccaaagtcctgaggcaaaaagtttcacagaaactggtctcctggaggtCTTTGGCATCCCATAAAATGTATGTGGTCCAGATTTGTCCTTGTGATAGTCGGTAGAgggttttgtgtgctttctttaaGTATTGTTTTTGTAGAGGTgcccccaaggaatgatttgacaaatagccaAGTTAGATTGAATATTGCTCCTGGCCTCCACCAGTGTCCCAACATCCTAGTCAATcgttgagctgaccctgggcttggattattgtaagaatgttacttattcagatgAAATGCCTCCGGTGTTGAAAAAGTGATAGTAAAAGAAAGcaggcattgcagtttactggataagagttagaaatctcagggaaagttcaacaaagtaaacttagaattctcataaCAGTGATTTATGGCACACTACATTACAtaatagaagaaagttggtgggctCCTCTGGTAAATAGAGGTTCCCCACAAacagaataacagctgagtcactcccatatgcaggaatttacaatggtctaagAAGAAGGTGGGTTGGGGTTTAAgaaggctggggcctagcaaacacataagtggatgctcacagtcagctattggatggatcacagggcccccaatggaggagctagagaaagtatccaaggagctaaggagatctgcaaccctgtaggtgcaacaacattatgaactaaccagtaacccggagctcttgactttagctgcatatgtatcaaaagatggcctagtaggccatcactggaaagagaggcccattggacacgaaaactttatatgcctcagtacaggggaacgccagggccaaaaagtgggaatgggtgggtaagggagtcggagggagggtatgggggacttttgggatagcattggaaatgtaattgaggaaaatatgtattaaaaaaaaaagaaggaactggAGTATTGTATAATTCACAGAAAGGTTAGCAAGAATGGGACCTCCCTGGTGCATACTTTCACAAGCCCAGAAGAATACCATAATTAGGTGTTTACTAAGGGCTAGCTGGTGGTgggttatacaatagactagaattggaactatggctaGGGCGTGAAACCCTTGTACCTGGGGCATGAagccctcacacctggcttctaagaacaAGCTGCCTTTAGATAAGGCAGACTTTATGTCAATTGTAATCACTGCCTGGTTTGTGCCAGTTTTCATGtacacatttttctgttttgtttaaataatcATTATGCATCAGATGACCTCAATGTATCTTGGCTGATATAttacctaacttccttgttttcttctgtaatgactacataagtctgatgcttgctttgagaaattacactcagattaAGCACTCTCTTGTGTTCGTATCTGTTTGTCACTCACCAACTCGTTGACCACCTGAATACTGGAACCCTGATTCTCCCCGGGTTTAGGGACCCTGATTGGGTCTGCCCACAGCAGTGGCATAGTCTCTGAGAGCCTTCAAAGTCGAGgatagttgacactgttggtcttagTGTGGAGTTCTTATCCTCTTAAGAGCCTTCAATCCTTTCCTCAAcacttccataagagtccccaagctccatccaatgttcaGCTGTGGGCCTctccatctgtttcagtcagggACTGGgtgcagcctctcagaggacagttattctGGGCTCCTGActataagcataacagagtatcattaatattatCATGAACTGGTGCTGGCCCGTGGGATGTGTATCAAATTGAGCCAGTTATTGGTAGGcaattccctcagtctctgctcaatctttgtccctgcatttcttttggaCAGGACAAATTTTCAGTCATAAGTTTGTGGATGGGTTACCTCTCTACTGGGGTTTCTGTCTAGCTGCAGGAGGTGACCTCTTCATGTTTCATATCCCTATTTGTGATGAGTCTCGCCTAagtcacccacattgactcctAAAAGCCTCTCCCATCCCAAACCTCTGGCACTTCCTAGAGattcctcccaccctctacttccagaagctgcagatttccattaatttttcaggccctctggccctctatcctgtctctccccacatctgATCCCGACCCCCCATTCATGTCCGCattccctctcctacccagttccctagCTTCCTCTTGTTtattattctcccttctaagtaggattcaAATATCATCACTTGGGCCTTCCTACTTTTTACCTTATTTAGGTGTGTGGAGCATAGCATGAGTATCTTGTATTttattgctaatatccacttatcaatgagtatataccatgacatccttttgggtctggactGCCTCACtgaggatattttctaattccgtccatttgcctgtaaaattcatgatgtcttgtttttgttgtttttgttgttgttaatgttgttttaattgttttatttatttatattccaaatgttaccctctttcctgttcctcctcccagGAGTTCTTCACaccagcccccctcccctttgtccctaagagggtgctcctccaccaacCCATCATCATCAACCACCCATGCACCCCCACTTCAAACAACCCTTCATCTCCTTTCACtgtggcatcaagtctctatagtaTTAGATGcagcctttcccactgaggccagacaaggcagtcctctgcttcatatgtgccAGTGACCacaaaccagcccatgtatgctttttgtttgGCTCAGTCCCTTGGAGCTCCCAGAGGCCCAGGTTAGGTGATAttgttggttttcctatgggattgcgattcccttcagctccttccctaACTCTCACATAGGGATCCACAAAAAAAGACTAGTGAATGGCTCTAAGTATCTGCATatatttcagtcagctgctgataaagcctctcagaggacagccatgctaggctcctgtctgcaagcacaacatatcagtaatagtgtcagggttttgtGCCTGCCCATTGGATGAAtgccaagttgggctggtcactggtcggccttttcttcaatctctgctcaATTTTTGTCCTAGaatttgttttagacaggaacaattctgtgtcaaaATTTTATAAGGTAGTTTGATGACGcccccccatccctccactgggagccctgtctatctactggagatagTCCCTTCAATTTCCATCTCAGTGCTAATGAACAATTTGACTAAGGTCAGCCCCAaatgagtcctgggagcctctcacatgctaggcatctggaactttctagaggtttattccactccccttcccctaaagctgcatatttccattcattgtcctggtgctctgggcttctctcctgtttgcTCAAATACCTCCTGCCCCTTTTCCCCTTTTACCATCTAccacccaggtctctctctctctctctctctctctctctctcccatgatCATTTTCACTCCACCAAATTGCCTACAAATTGCCATTAAttggcctgcaaaattcatgatatccttatttttatagttgaatagtattccattatgtaaatgaaaattttctgtatccattcttcaggtgagaggtatctgggttgtttccagtttctggctactatgaataaagctgatagaacatagtggagtacatgtccttgtgggatggtggagcatatttttagtatatgcccaggagaagtatagCTGTGACTTCAactagaactatttccaatttgcTGAGAAAACACCAGACTGGTTCACAGAGGGGTTGTACAAGGTTGAAATaacacaagcaatggaggagtgttcccattTCTTCACATTAACACCAGGATGTTCTATCATTTGAGTTTAAATTTAGCTATTCTGATTAGTGTAGATGGAATCCTAAGGTCGTTTtcttttgcatttctctgatgaaaaGGGATAGtacatatttcatttttgttttcatttcagtgatatttttattgaaatgtgaAAAGACAATTTTAGATATTATATGCAATCTACTTcctttttatatgtatacattttattagatattttctttatttacatatcaaatgttacctctttccaggtttcccttccaaaaaccccctaCCCGAAACCCCACACCCTGCTCAcaaatccacccactcctgcttcctggacctggcattcccctacttgggcatagagccttcacagtacaaaaggcctctcctcccattgatgaccaactaggccatcctctgctacacattcAGCTgaagccatgaatcccaccatgtgtatactttggttgttggtttaatccctgggagctctgggggggtactggttagttcatattgttgttccttctatggagctgcaaaccctgtcagctccttgggtcctttttctagctccatcattggggaaccctgtgctcagtccaatgaatggctgtgagcattcacttctgtctttgtcgggcactggcacagcctctcaggagacagctatatcaggctcctttgtGCAAggacttgttggcatctacaatagtgtctccCTTTGGTGACtggatatgggatggatccccagtggggcagtatctggatggacattccttcagtctctgttccacactttgtctctgtaactccttcatgggtgtttgttcccccttctaacaAGGATCGAAGAAGACACTTTGGTCTTtctacttcttgagtttcttgtagtttatgaattgtatcttgggtattccgagcatgtggactaatatccacttatcactgagtgcatatcatgtgtgttcttttgtattttggttaCATGACTCAGGATATTATCTTCCAGCTCAACCCATTGCCTAAGACTCTCATAAATtcactgagtagtactccattgtgtaaatgtacaacattttctgtatccattcctctattaaagggacatctgggttttttccagctcaAAGCTATTGTGAAttaggctgttatgaacatagtggagcatgtgtcctttttacatgttAAAGAAtattctgggtacatgcccaggagtgtattgctgggtcctcaggtagtactatgtccagttttctgaggaactggcaaactgatttccagagtggtagtgccagcttgcaatcccacaagcaaaaGAGGACCTCTTTCCCTACAATATCgtcagcatctgctttcacctgagcttttgattttagatattctgactggtttgaggcagaatctcagggtcattttgatttgtattccctgatgactaagaatattgaacatttctttaggtgcttctcagtcatctgatattcctcagttgagaattctctttttagctctgtaccccatttttaaatagggttatttggttttcctgagtctaacttcttgagttctttgtatatattggatattattcctctaggagatgtaggattggtaaataaCCTTttcaaatctgttggttgcctttttatcCTATTGAgcgtgtcctttgccttacagaagctttgcaattttatgaggtcccatttattgattcttgatcttaaagtataagctattggtgttctgtacaGGAAATTTTGCCCTGTGTCCATGTGCTCAAGGATCTTCCCTaaattcttttctattagtttcagtgtatctggttctatgtggagatccttgatccacttggacttgagctttgtacaaggaggcaAGAATgaatcgatttgcattcttctacatgttaactggcAGTTGACCCAGAACCGTTTCttcaaaatgctgtcttttttccactagatgttTTTAgccctttatcaaagatcaagtgaccataggtgggtggacccttttctgggtcttcagttctattctattgatctacctacctgtcactgtaccaataccatgcagttattatcaaaaatgctctgtagtacagtttcaTGTCAGGGATgtatagttttcactatcctatgtttttttgttattccagatgaatttgcaaattgccctatctaattctgtgaagaaatgagttggaattttgaaggggattgcattgaatgggCAGACTGCTTTGAGCAAGATGgctgtttttactatattaatccttcaaTACATGAACACGAGAGATCTTTACagtttctgagatctttgaattCTCTCCTCAGAGACACaaagttcttatcacacagatttttcacttgcttagttagagtcataccaagttattttatattaattgtgactattgtgaaggatgttatttccctaatttctttctcaaacagtctttctttgtgtagaggaaggccactgatttgtttgaatttatttatatccagctaattcactgaagttgtttatcaggtttaggagttttctggtggaatattggaatactatcatataatctgccaatagtgatattttgacttctttctttccaatatgaatccctttgatctccttttgtagtctaactgctctggctaggacttcaagtactatattgaataggtaggaagagagtgagcagccttgtctagtccctgattttagtgggattgcttcaagtttctctccatttagtttgatgttggctactggtttgctgtatattgcgtttattatgtataggtatgggctttgaatttctgatctttccaagacttttgtcatgaattTGCGTTcgattttgccaaatgctttcttagcatctaacgagatgatcatgaggtttttgtctttgagtctcTTTATATAGtgggtttccatatattaaaccatccctgcatccctggaatgaagcctacgtgatcatgatagatgatcattttgatgtgttcttggattcagttttcgagaattttattgagtattttgacatcaatattcataagggaaattggtctgaagttctctttctttgttggaccTTTGTATTTTagctatcagagtaattgtggcttcatagaatgatagagtaccttctgcttctattttgtgaaatagtttaaggagaattggaattaggccttctttgaaggtctgatagaactctgcactaaacccatctggtcctggactttttttggttggaagactattaatgactatttctatttctttaggggatatggggttatttatatcattaatctgatcctgctttaactttggtacctggtatctgtctagaaatttgtccatttcatccaggatttccagttttgttgagtatagccttttgtagaaggatctgattttttatttttttggatttcctcagattctgttatgtctcccttttcgtttctgattttgttaattagaatactgtgcctgtgccctctagtgagtctggctaagggtttgtctatcttgttgattctcacAAAGAACCACTGTATACATTACTGAGGCCACCATGTCCTTCCCAGAAGAGGAAGTTACATCAGAACTAAGGTACACACCAAGGACTGTCCCATAGAATAAAGAAACCACTGATAGATGAGACCCACAGGTagaaaatgctttatattttccatctgttgatggaattttcaaaatagaaaaaacaattttAGAGTATGAATAAAGGATCCCTGAGAAAGGAATGAAGCCAAGGACAAATATCATTACATAAAGAAGGATATGATTGATTAGTGTGTCTGAGCAGGCTATAGTGAGGGCTTTGGCATATTCACAGTAAAAGTGTTTAATTATCTGATTTGTGCAGAAGGACAACCGCAGCATCAATAGACTCTGTATCAGAGAATATGAAAAGCTAATGAACCATGATACAAGAACCAACAAGCCACTTAGTTGGGGATTCATAATGACTGAATAGTGAAGGGGATGACAGATGGCCACAAATcggtcataggccatcacagTGAGGAGAAGTGTATCCATGCCTCCAAAGagcatgaaaaaataaatctggGTGATGCATTCTGCATAGGTGATGGACTTGCTCTGTGTTTGTATATTCACCAACATCTTAGGGACAGTCGTAGAGATGAAACCAATGTCAGAAAAGGACAGATTAGataggaagaagtacatgggagtaTGCAGGTGAGAGTCAATGCTGACGGCCAGAATGATGAGAAGATTCCCAAGCACAGTGACCACAAACATGAGCAGAAACAGTCCAAATATCATAGGTTGATGCTCTGGATATTGGGAAAACCCCAGAagcaaaaattctaaaatatttgtttggttttctggtttcATGCTGTTGACAAATAAGCTAGACACCTACTGGAGAGAAAGATTAGGGAACATACACTACAGTCTCTAAGGTCTCTGTCCTTTTATGTGTTGGAATAAGTGTACATAAAGCTTTTATTGCTATAAAAATTAGGAATCCTACATTTTCTCATCATTATTAGTTTCTATACCTTATCTCTACTTAGAACTGCTAACTCTACAAATTttaaaccacatgaagaccagatAACCTCTGGAAGTGTTAGATCAAAGCAGTCAGTTTCTAAAAGTGCTGTAATCCTTTATGATGGATCAACTCTGATTTCCAATTTCACTCCTCAACATTTTTCAGTGGTTACACTAAGTTCTGATCATTCAGAAAGGTCTCTGTGAATATGACCATAccttctctgtatccattccttttgAAATCTCATTCTTCTCTTAGAcatctttatcttcttttttctttttttgttttttagggttttttgttgttgttgttgttgttgttgttttattcagggtttctctgtgtagtcctggctgtcctagaactcactctgcagaccaggatgtccttgacctccgaaatctgcctgcctctgcctctgcctccagagtgttggaattaaaggcatctgccaccaagGCCCAGCCATCTTTATCTTCTTAATGCCTGCCTGTTTTGCTTATGTAATACATTTCTGGTTGATTCCCACTCCCATCAGGTCTCAATACCAGGTGATTATTTGATATAGCCGATCAATTTCACACTGTTTTGACAgctgaattaatgaatgaatgaacatatGAACAAATAACTTTCCACCTTTATAAGATTTCCACTACAATCTGGGCATCTGTCCAAAGTCTTCAAC harbors:
- the LOC110301457 gene encoding olfactory receptor 7D4-like; this translates as MKPENQTNILEFLLLGFSQYPEHQPMIFGLFLLMFVVTVLGNLLIILAVSIDSHLHTPMYFFLSNLSFSDIGFISTTVPKMLVNIQTQSKSITYAECITQIYFFMLFGGMDTLLLTVMAYDRFVAICHPLHYSVIMNPQLSGLLVLVSWFISFSYSLIQSLLMLRLSFCTNQIIKHFYCEYAKALTIACSDTLINHILLYVMIFVLGFIPFSGILYSYSKIVFSILKIPSTDGKYKAFSTCGSHLSVVSLFYGTVLGVYLSSDVTSSSGKDMVASVMYTVVLFRSPE